A region of Methanomicrobium sp. W14 DNA encodes the following proteins:
- a CDS encoding HdeD family acid-resistance protein has translation MPKLDDFLEPLNKGVWEVTVPKESVTEPLSKEWKNSSINVPSPGTIASYRNGQYHVHETEMEWKVHLDRHDPEKHPFLHLVDDAPLLLMIGDTFITLISSLKIKKTDTTNEILEKQSREWRLQVISGLFLILIGADIISDPIGVFAQITSVVIPLILIIFGVAVIIGGIFNLKKEKFLEGDVPGGIIIMSAGVIASFLTLKLWIFILTVVLSIWMFASAVFLLWRVRKGRSAVPEGFYSRMVIGIFSLVLVISVFYVPGSIISILMMTVGLIVTLIGIVLTVNGLHLKYIMKKNAKRQKYLREKK, from the coding sequence TTGCCTAAGCTAGATGATTTTCTGGAACCCTTAAACAAAGGAGTATGGGAGGTAACCGTGCCAAAGGAATCTGTCACAGAACCTTTAAGCAAAGAGTGGAAAAATTCTTCAATTAATGTGCCATCTCCCGGGACAATAGCAAGCTACCGAAACGGTCAGTATCATGTCCATGAAACAGAGATGGAATGGAAAGTCCACCTTGACAGGCATGACCCTGAAAAACACCCGTTTCTGCACCTTGTCGATGACGCCCCCCTTCTTCTCATGATAGGAGACACGTTTATAACTCTTATTTCAAGCCTGAAGATAAAGAAGACTGACACTACAAATGAAATACTGGAAAAACAAAGCAGGGAATGGCGTCTTCAGGTAATATCAGGGTTATTTCTTATTTTAATAGGTGCGGACATTATATCTGATCCAATCGGAGTGTTTGCGCAGATAACTTCTGTCGTAATACCCCTGATACTGATAATATTCGGAGTTGCCGTAATAATAGGCGGTATTTTCAACCTGAAAAAAGAAAAATTCCTTGAGGGGGATGTTCCGGGTGGTATAATTATAATGTCTGCCGGCGTAATTGCATCTTTTCTGACACTGAAATTGTGGATTTTCATTCTTACAGTCGTTTTGTCAATATGGATGTTTGCAAGTGCCGTCTTTTTGCTGTGGCGTGTCCGGAAAGGGCGTTCAGCTGTACCTGAAGGATTTTACAGTCGCATGGTTATTGGAATTTTTTCACTGGTGCTTGTAATCTCTGTTTTTTATGTTCCCGGTTCAATCATCAGTATACTGATGATGACTGTAGGTCTGATAGTAACTCTTATCGGAATTGTTCTTACAGTAAACGGACTGCATCTGAAGTATATTATGAAAAAAAATGCAAAAAGACAAAAATATCTTAGAGAGAAAAAATAA
- a CDS encoding pyrroline-5-carboxylate reductase, whose product MFKAGFIGTGSMGSMLVRKFVESKALLPRDIIVFNRTPEKMNLLAENTGVKTAFCSRDVAENSEMVFLCVLPGEVKKVLEDIKSVMNSEKTVVSIASDVSMEKIKNWSGFDAVRVIPSITSECGCGVTVLTFPKNVPTKTREDIITLFGHIGKTFRADESLVPLLSDLTSSSPAIIASLIREYASAVSRSGKISVSDAQCLLTEAFFGTAKLISEKAETPESLVSAVSTEGGITYEGVKVVKEKSPRLFDEILQSMDLKHKYLGQKL is encoded by the coding sequence ATGTTTAAAGCAGGATTCATAGGCACAGGAAGTATGGGGAGTATGCTGGTAAGAAAATTTGTTGAATCAAAAGCGCTGCTGCCCAGAGATATTATCGTTTTCAACCGTACTCCTGAAAAAATGAACCTTCTTGCCGAAAATACCGGAGTAAAAACTGCATTTTGCAGCAGAGATGTTGCCGAAAATTCGGAGATGGTTTTTTTATGCGTACTGCCGGGAGAAGTTAAGAAAGTTCTGGAGGACATTAAATCAGTCATGAACAGCGAAAAAACGGTTGTATCAATTGCTTCCGATGTTTCAATGGAAAAGATCAAAAATTGGTCCGGTTTTGATGCGGTCAGGGTTATACCAAGCATTACTTCAGAATGTGGATGCGGAGTTACAGTCCTGACTTTTCCGAAAAATGTACCCACAAAAACAAGAGAAGACATTATAACACTTTTTGGCCATATAGGAAAAACTTTTAGAGCGGATGAAAGCCTGGTGCCGCTTTTGTCAGATCTTACAAGCAGTTCTCCTGCAATAATAGCCTCTTTGATCAGGGAATATGCGTCTGCCGTTTCAAGAAGCGGGAAAATATCTGTATCCGATGCACAGTGCCTTTTAACAGAAGCTTTTTTTGGTACAGCAAAACTTATCTCTGAAAAAGCAGAGACTCCTGAATCACTGGTCTCGGCAGTTTCCACAGAGGGCGGAATAACATATGAGGGTGTAAAAGTCGTAAAAGAAAAGTCCCCACGTTTGTTTGATGAAATCCTTCAGAGTATGGATTTAAAGCATAAATATCTTGGACAAAAACTTTAG
- a CDS encoding sulfite exporter TauE/SafE family protein: MDFGSGLVTYFILCIGGALAGLFSGMLGIGGGTVLVPVQYSLLSGPFALDSDTALRFAIATSLAVTLPTSLSSAYGHYRKGVILKDIGVITAVCGFFGGILGGIISSNLSSSVLAPFFAVVMILMAFLLFSVKLNPDINMCVCQKSRYIIAGFSVGVVSSMIGIGGGVILAPLLMLFCRFPSKTASATTSVFVIGVSVGGLLSYITLGGIADISPFFTLGYINLTWWVILILISVPMAQVGVHLLHKINQNYVKYVYIALLLFLTTDMLGII; encoded by the coding sequence ATGGACTTTGGTTCCGGGTTAGTAACATATTTTATTCTGTGCATAGGAGGAGCTCTTGCCGGTCTTTTTTCAGGAATGCTTGGAATAGGAGGGGGCACTGTACTTGTCCCCGTGCAGTACAGCCTTTTGTCAGGTCCCTTTGCACTGGATTCAGATACAGCATTAAGATTCGCTATAGCGACAAGTCTTGCGGTCACCCTTCCGACGTCTTTGTCCAGTGCATACGGTCACTACAGAAAAGGGGTCATATTAAAAGATATAGGAGTAATTACCGCTGTTTGCGGATTTTTTGGAGGGATTCTCGGAGGAATAATCTCTTCGAACCTCTCTTCTTCAGTACTTGCACCGTTTTTTGCAGTAGTTATGATATTAATGGCATTTCTGCTCTTTTCGGTTAAATTAAATCCCGACATTAATATGTGCGTATGCCAGAAAAGCAGATATATTATTGCAGGATTTTCGGTAGGGGTAGTATCAAGCATGATAGGAATAGGGGGAGGGGTGATTTTAGCCCCGCTTCTTATGCTTTTTTGCAGATTTCCGTCAAAGACAGCATCTGCAACGACATCCGTTTTTGTGATCGGAGTTTCAGTAGGGGGTCTTTTGTCATATATAACACTTGGAGGAATTGCAGACATTTCTCCGTTTTTTACCTTGGGTTATATAAACCTGACATGGTGGGTAATTCTTATTTTAATATCTGTTCCTATGGCCCAGGTCGGTGTGCACCTGTTGCACAAAATCAACCAGAACTATGTGAAATATGTTTATATTGCCCTTCTGCTTTTCCTTACGACAGATATGCTTGGAATTATCTGA
- a CDS encoding DUF6508 domain-containing protein, whose translation MNREGEIPAKENFEAIIKCTSSLKEGLITEKNREEIENSGTCREIMEFTKTLYYNNWLINTRWQDWTSEAEFYFGNPDRISTAGIETLRRILTVHVRIDRLFPGEIADLISRGYILLILERINELYATEYSDIRDN comes from the coding sequence ATGAACAGAGAAGGAGAAATCCCTGCAAAAGAAAACTTTGAAGCAATAATAAAATGCACGAGTTCTCTCAAAGAAGGCTTAATTACTGAAAAAAACAGGGAAGAGATTGAAAATTCAGGAACATGCCGGGAAATTATGGAATTTACAAAAACACTTTATTATAATAACTGGCTGATAAACACCCGCTGGCAGGACTGGACTTCTGAAGCGGAATTTTATTTTGGAAATCCTGACAGGATATCAACGGCAGGTATTGAAACCCTTAGAAGAATTCTCACGGTTCACGTAAGAATAGACAGACTTTTTCCCGGAGAGATAGCCGATCTTATAAGCAGGGGTTATATCCTTTTGATTCTTGAAAGAATAAATGAGCTTTATGCAACAGAGTATTCCGATATCAGGGATAACTAA
- a CDS encoding deoxyribodipyrimidine photo-lyase, with translation MQSSVRTEYNFALEYAKEMAYKKNLPLIVYFGIYTGYPESNLRHLNFLLSGLRETVDTLKQDNIQTFLRINSPEKGAVELGKNASVVVTDCGYLKIQRKWRDYTSENLECPVIQVESDVIVPVKEASLKEEWSAATFRRKINKKIPLYLKDYEIKNYPVKSYKSIQPENFFEDLNITDILSLPEVRKDVKPSKFFHGGYSNAKTVLEKFISDKIECYSEFRNFPEKSCQSSLSPYLHFGQISPLEIALEIINSGFLNPEEFLEQLIVRRELAINYVTYNKNYDTIKGIPDWCKRTLNEHISDKRKILYSVNEMETAETHDPYWNAAQEEMKITGKMHGYMRMYWGKKIIEWSRSPKDAFNTAVYLNNKYSLDGRDPNTYAGIAWCFGKHDRPWKEREIFGKIRYMNDKGLERKFDMSKYVEKVKKYR, from the coding sequence ATGCAGTCCTCTGTCAGAACAGAATACAATTTTGCCCTTGAATATGCAAAGGAGATGGCATACAAAAAAAATCTTCCCCTTATTGTTTACTTTGGAATATATACTGGATACCCTGAATCAAACTTAAGGCACCTGAATTTTCTTTTATCAGGTCTCAGGGAGACTGTTGACACCCTGAAACAGGATAATATACAAACTTTTCTCAGGATAAACTCTCCCGAAAAAGGTGCAGTTGAACTGGGAAAAAATGCGTCAGTTGTCGTCACAGACTGCGGTTACCTGAAAATCCAGAGGAAATGGAGGGACTATACCTCAGAAAATCTTGAATGTCCTGTAATACAAGTCGAATCAGACGTAATTGTTCCTGTAAAAGAAGCATCGTTAAAGGAAGAATGGTCTGCTGCAACATTCCGGAGAAAAATAAACAAAAAAATTCCCCTATACCTGAAAGATTACGAAATAAAGAATTATCCTGTTAAAAGCTATAAATCCATACAACCAGAAAATTTTTTTGAAGACCTGAATATCACAGATATATTAAGTCTACCTGAAGTCAGAAAGGATGTAAAGCCGTCCAAATTTTTTCATGGCGGGTATTCCAACGCAAAAACAGTTCTTGAAAAATTTATTTCAGACAAAATTGAGTGTTATTCAGAATTCAGGAATTTTCCTGAAAAGAGCTGCCAGTCAAGCCTCAGCCCTTACCTTCATTTCGGCCAGATATCACCTCTTGAAATAGCACTTGAAATAATAAATTCGGGATTTTTGAATCCCGAAGAATTCCTTGAACAGCTCATAGTAAGAAGAGAACTTGCGATAAACTATGTCACATATAACAAAAACTATGATACGATAAAAGGCATTCCTGACTGGTGCAAAAGGACGCTAAATGAACATATTTCGGATAAAAGAAAAATTCTTTATTCTGTTAACGAAATGGAGACGGCAGAAACTCATGATCCTTACTGGAACGCAGCCCAGGAAGAGATGAAGATTACAGGTAAAATGCACGGCTACATGAGGATGTACTGGGGCAAAAAAATTATAGAATGGTCACGGTCACCAAAAGACGCTTTTAACACAGCCGTTTACCTGAACAACAAGTACTCGCTTGACGGAAGAGACCCGAACACTTACGCCGGTATTGCATGGTGCTTCGGAAAACACGACAGGCCCTGGAAGGAAAGAGAGATCTTCGGAAAAATCAGGTACATGAATGACAAGGGACTTGAAAGAAAGTTCGACATGTCAAAATACGTTGAAAAAGTTAAAAAATACCGGTAA
- a CDS encoding 4Fe-4S dicluster domain-containing protein: MQLFSITKILLKTLGRGPSTLRYPSEPAKRYENSRGQVEINIDDCIFCGLCRMHCPADAITVDKSSATWSIDRFRCISCNSCVETCPKSCLKLNNVYHEPVISGPLVESFKGTPKAQAEKSEE; this comes from the coding sequence ATGCAGTTGTTTTCAATTACAAAAATCCTTTTGAAGACTCTCGGAAGAGGTCCTTCAACATTAAGGTACCCGAGTGAGCCGGCAAAGAGATATGAGAATTCCAGAGGGCAGGTCGAGATAAACATAGATGACTGTATCTTCTGCGGTCTGTGCAGGATGCACTGCCCGGCAGACGCCATCACTGTTGACAAGAGTTCTGCTACGTGGAGTATTGACAGGTTCAGGTGCATATCATGCAATTCATGCGTTGAAACATGCCCTAAAAGCTGTCTTAAACTGAATAACGTGTATCATGAGCCTGTAATTTCCGGTCCGCTCGTTGAAAGCTTTAAGGGGACTCCAAAGGCCCAAGCCGAAAAGTCAGAGGAATAA
- a CDS encoding nickel-dependent hydrogenase large subunit, with protein MSSRRIVVPFGPQHPVLPEPIHLDLVLEDEHVVEAIPSIGYVHRGLERLVEKRDYKDFVYIAERICGICSFIHSVAYCQGIENIMNLEVPRRADYLRTIWSEYSRLHSHLLWLGLFADAMGFENLFMNSWRLREKVLDAMEETTGGRVIQGVCKVGGVRKDISNSKLSEMVKDLDILSSEMEDLCNVFFDDDTVRHRTKGVGFLSKDDAYKLGAVGPTARGCGISYDVRKTGYAAYNDLDIAPVVETGGDCYSRCNVRAKELLQSVDIIRQAVANIPDGDVDVKVKGNPNGEYFSRVEQPRGECIHYIKANGKKNIQRDRVRTPTSANIPALVKMLAGCEMADVPVIVLTIDPCIGCAER; from the coding sequence ATGTCGTCAAGAAGAATTGTGGTTCCTTTCGGTCCCCAGCATCCCGTTCTGCCTGAGCCTATTCACCTTGACCTTGTCCTTGAAGATGAACATGTAGTGGAGGCTATTCCCTCTATCGGCTATGTTCACCGCGGTCTTGAAAGGCTTGTTGAAAAACGCGACTATAAGGACTTTGTCTATATTGCAGAGAGGATATGTGGTATATGCAGTTTTATCCACAGCGTCGCCTATTGCCAGGGTATTGAGAACATAATGAATCTTGAAGTCCCGAGAAGAGCAGATTATCTGAGGACTATATGGTCCGAGTATTCAAGGCTTCACAGTCACCTGCTCTGGCTTGGCCTCTTTGCCGATGCAATGGGTTTTGAAAACCTTTTCATGAACTCATGGAGACTAAGGGAAAAGGTACTTGATGCAATGGAGGAGACTACAGGAGGCCGTGTAATCCAGGGCGTATGCAAGGTAGGCGGAGTAAGAAAGGATATTTCCAACTCAAAGCTTTCTGAAATGGTAAAAGACCTTGATATACTTTCATCCGAGATGGAAGACCTGTGCAATGTATTCTTCGATGATGATACTGTCCGCCACAGAACCAAAGGTGTAGGTTTCCTGTCAAAGGACGATGCATACAAACTTGGTGCCGTAGGTCCTACTGCAAGAGGGTGCGGGATATCATATGATGTAAGAAAAACCGGATATGCGGCCTACAACGATCTTGACATTGCACCGGTGGTTGAGACCGGCGGCGACTGTTATTCAAGGTGCAATGTCCGTGCAAAGGAGCTTCTGCAGTCGGTTGACATAATCCGGCAGGCAGTTGCCAATATTCCCGACGGAGACGTTGATGTAAAAGTTAAAGGCAATCCTAACGGAGAGTATTTCTCAAGGGTTGAGCAGCCCCGCGGGGAATGCATTCATTACATCAAAGCCAACGGTAAAAAGAATATTCAGCGTGATCGTGTAAGGACACCGACTTCTGCAAATATTCCGGCCCTTGTAAAGATGCTTGCAGGCTGTGAGATGGCTGATGTCCCGGTGATAGTTCTTACTATTGACCCCTGCATCGGATGCGCTGAGAGGTGA
- a CDS encoding NADH-quinone oxidoreductase subunit C — protein sequence MTIEEEKIMEIEIDSLLKCVQEMSDKGYRLVQIGCGKFDDTFEINYSFDKDYMFENLRIKLTEGTKVPSISGVYSCSFIYENEIHDLYGIEITGINLDYNGNLIKTSIKAPFNVKSVTRVKKSEPKGGAN from the coding sequence TTGACGATAGAAGAAGAAAAGATTATGGAGATAGAGATCGACAGTCTGCTGAAGTGCGTCCAGGAGATGTCCGATAAAGGATACCGCCTTGTACAAATCGGATGCGGAAAATTTGACGACACCTTTGAGATAAACTATTCCTTCGACAAGGACTACATGTTTGAAAATCTTCGTATAAAGCTTACAGAAGGTACAAAGGTCCCAAGCATCTCCGGGGTATATTCATGTTCGTTTATATACGAAAACGAGATTCACGACCTTTACGGTATTGAGATTACAGGAATTAACCTGGATTATAACGGGAATCTGATAAAAACAAGCATAAAAGCACCGTTTAACGTAAAATCCGTGACGCGTGTCAAAAAATCAGAACCCAAAGGAGGTGCAAACTGA
- a CDS encoding NADH-quinone oxidoreductase subunit B family protein produces the protein MSYLTKSPWIIHYDASSCNGCDIEVLASLTPLYDVERFGIINTGNPKHADIFLVTGSVNEQNKEVIKNIYDQMPKPNVVVGVGICACSGGVFRECYNVSGGVGEIIPVDVYVPGCSAKPEAIIDGVVKALGILDQKYKALKEGGGSN, from the coding sequence ATGTCATACTTAACAAAATCTCCATGGATTATACATTACGATGCGTCGAGCTGCAACGGTTGTGATATTGAGGTTCTTGCAAGTCTCACACCACTTTATGACGTAGAGCGCTTCGGTATAATAAATACAGGTAACCCCAAACATGCGGATATCTTTCTTGTAACCGGGAGCGTGAATGAGCAGAACAAGGAAGTTATAAAAAACATCTATGACCAGATGCCAAAACCCAATGTCGTTGTCGGAGTAGGAATCTGTGCATGTTCCGGAGGAGTCTTCAGGGAATGCTACAACGTATCAGGGGGTGTCGGTGAGATAATCCCAGTCGACGTATATGTCCCCGGTTGTTCTGCAAAACCTGAAGCCATAATTGACGGGGTTGTCAAGGCTCTTGGAATACTTGATCAAAAATACAAGGCTCTCAAGGAAGGAGGCGGGTCAAATTGA
- a CDS encoding respiratory chain complex I subunit 1 family protein, translating to MISDIFTSYSFICAVLFVILSPLVGGIIMGLDRKLTARMQGRVGPPVLQPLYDIFKLFEKENIVVHGSQNFWVFSYLVFMIVTGVLFFAGGDILLVIFALTLAHVFVVLGAYSTGSPYAHIGAERELIQLMAVEPMIIIAAIGLYEITGSFDTAGIIQSPVAPIIFLPGIFVGMVYILTMKLGKSPFDLATSHHAHQELVKGLTTEFSGSTFAMTELAHLYELIFLLGFLFLFFGLAAPLIGILAVIVVYVLEIFIDNATSRVKWQLALKSCWIVTVVLGCVNLFALYLI from the coding sequence ATGATTTCAGATATATTCACAAGTTATTCATTCATCTGTGCAGTGCTCTTTGTTATTCTCTCCCCGCTTGTAGGCGGAATAATAATGGGGCTTGACAGAAAACTGACGGCAAGGATGCAGGGAAGGGTAGGTCCGCCTGTACTCCAGCCTTTATATGATATATTCAAACTTTTTGAGAAGGAGAATATTGTCGTTCACGGATCACAGAATTTCTGGGTATTCAGTTACTTGGTATTCATGATAGTAACGGGAGTGCTGTTCTTTGCAGGAGGCGATATTCTTCTTGTGATATTTGCACTTACGCTTGCACACGTGTTTGTGGTCCTTGGTGCATATTCCACAGGTTCGCCATATGCGCATATCGGCGCTGAAAGAGAACTTATACAGCTGATGGCCGTTGAGCCTATGATTATAATCGCTGCAATAGGACTTTATGAGATAACTGGTTCCTTTGATACTGCTGGAATCATCCAGAGTCCGGTTGCCCCGATAATATTTCTCCCGGGAATCTTTGTCGGAATGGTGTACATTCTCACGATGAAGCTTGGAAAATCACCGTTTGACCTTGCAACATCACACCATGCCCACCAGGAGCTTGTAAAAGGTCTGACCACTGAGTTTTCAGGCTCGACATTTGCGATGACTGAACTTGCCCATTTATACGAGCTTATATTCCTGCTGGGATTTTTGTTCCTGTTCTTTGGTCTGGCGGCGCCTTTAATCGGAATACTGGCGGTAATCGTCGTTTATGTTCTTGAAATATTCATTGACAATGCGACGTCAAGGGTAAAATGGCAGCTTGCATTGAAAAGCTGCTGGATAGTTACTGTTGTACTGGGGTGTGTGAACCTGTTTGCACTGTATCTGATATGA
- a CDS encoding proton-conducting transporter membrane subunit: MDVLIFLILFPLIAAILMLLLPNGKVRDTVVKIAALITAAGSVYLFVESFGKGITYVSIGSSLLGSVMIVAELALSLFIIGISIKFKHYLIAVLAVVQAAILTYSEHFTPFDAALSHEFFVDEFSVIMALIIGIIGSLICVYSVGYMRGYHEMHPEIKDHRKLFFFIVFLFLSAMFGVVFSNQIVWLLFFWEITTVCSFLLIGYARDKIAWKNAFWALLLNTVGGVGFAVAVMFIMLYTGDASYIYLNDLIAAGPGVAMVPAALIGFAGLTKSAQMPFSSWLVGAMVAPTPVSALLHSSTMVKAGVYIIVRFAPIFEASLTGAIIAVIGGATFLLASAIAIGQSNGKKVLAYSTIANLGLIVACAGIGTQEAVWAAILLIIFHAVAKSLLFLSVGSVEHQKHSRDIEDMSGLISTMPKIAVMMLIGMAGMFLAPFGMLISKWATIHAFVNAIPPFGVLLIAMIAFGSGITVFFWAKWMGRLIEVQGTSDKPLKHEATSNEMFTLYSLAGLTVFTCLAFPLISRYLIEPYIGGVYGSVSELLSLNNILIMLIMMVLILLLPLSIGHFGKGRTIKSQYMGARPANAGLSFAGSMGVTKEVTLSNYYIENMFGEKDLAHFSVVLTIFLLIVLAVVVVLNITGVVIGA, encoded by the coding sequence GTGGATGTACTAATCTTTTTAATCCTGTTTCCGCTAATAGCGGCAATTCTTATGCTTCTGCTCCCAAACGGAAAAGTTCGGGATACAGTTGTAAAAATTGCTGCTTTAATTACGGCAGCAGGATCGGTTTACCTTTTTGTGGAGAGTTTCGGAAAAGGTATAACTTATGTCTCTATTGGATCCAGTTTACTGGGTTCGGTAATGATTGTTGCTGAACTTGCGCTTTCCTTGTTTATTATCGGTATAAGTATTAAGTTCAAGCATTATCTTATTGCAGTCCTTGCTGTTGTTCAGGCTGCAATACTTACATACTCTGAACATTTTACGCCTTTTGATGCCGCACTCTCTCACGAGTTTTTTGTTGATGAGTTCTCGGTGATAATGGCCCTGATAATAGGCATAATAGGAAGTCTTATCTGCGTTTATTCTGTCGGTTATATGCGTGGATATCATGAAATGCACCCGGAAATCAAAGATCACAGGAAACTTTTCTTCTTCATTGTGTTTCTGTTTTTATCGGCGATGTTTGGTGTTGTCTTCTCGAATCAGATAGTTTGGTTACTGTTCTTCTGGGAGATTACAACTGTATGTTCATTCCTGCTGATAGGATATGCAAGAGATAAAATCGCCTGGAAAAATGCTTTCTGGGCACTTCTTCTGAACACCGTTGGCGGAGTAGGTTTTGCTGTTGCGGTCATGTTCATAATGCTGTACACCGGAGATGCCAGCTATATCTACTTAAATGACCTGATTGCTGCAGGCCCTGGTGTTGCAATGGTGCCTGCGGCCCTGATAGGTTTTGCCGGTCTGACAAAATCCGCACAGATGCCTTTTTCATCATGGCTTGTTGGTGCAATGGTGGCACCGACTCCTGTATCGGCACTTCTGCATTCCAGCACAATGGTCAAGGCAGGTGTATATATTATCGTCAGATTCGCTCCTATCTTTGAAGCAAGTCTTACCGGTGCAATAATAGCGGTTATCGGAGGTGCAACATTCCTTCTGGCCTCAGCTATAGCAATCGGCCAGAGCAATGGCAAGAAAGTCCTTGCGTATTCTACAATCGCAAATCTCGGGCTTATCGTAGCCTGTGCCGGAATTGGTACCCAGGAAGCTGTATGGGCTGCAATTCTTCTGATAATATTCCATGCCGTTGCAAAGTCCCTTCTGTTCCTTTCGGTCGGGTCTGTCGAGCACCAGAAGCATTCAAGGGATATTGAGGACATGTCAGGTCTTATCTCTACAATGCCAAAGATTGCAGTCATGATGCTTATCGGAATGGCCGGAATGTTCCTTGCTCCGTTTGGTATGCTTATCTCCAAATGGGCGACGATACATGCATTTGTAAACGCCATTCCGCCTTTTGGAGTGCTCCTCATTGCGATGATAGCTTTCGGAAGCGGAATCACAGTATTCTTCTGGGCAAAATGGATGGGAAGACTGATAGAAGTCCAGGGCACTTCGGACAAACCCTTAAAGCATGAGGCAACGTCAAATGAAATGTTCACTCTATACAGCCTGGCCGGACTGACTGTTTTCACATGCTTGGCATTCCCGCTGATCTCAAGATATCTTATCGAGCCTTATATCGGCGGAGTATACGGATCGGTTTCCGAACTTCTCAGTCTGAATAATATTTTAATCATGCTGATAATGATGGTTTTAATCCTGCTGCTTCCGTTGTCTATCGGGCACTTTGGGAAGGGTAGAACCATAAAGAGCCAGTATATGGGTGCAAGGCCTGCAAATGCAGGACTTAGTTTTGCAGGAAGTATGGGCGTAACAAAAGAGGTTACTCTTTCAAACTATTATATCGAAAATATGTTCGGAGAGAAAGACCTTGCTCATTTCTCGGTAGTGCTTACCATATTCCTCCTGATAGTCCTTGCTGTAGTTGTCGTCTTAAATATTACAGGAGTGGTGATTGGAGCATGA
- a CDS encoding nitroreductase family protein, translating to MTAENEVIYAIKNRRSIRFFKEKEVPDEIIKELIDCGIHAPSALALYPWRFAVVKDKKLMKKISDYVRPVIIDSLKNAKTGGMTKKYLEMAGEKNFSIFYNASCLLLVLGRDDAIRADIDCSLCAQNIMLAAHSIGLGTCWIGSAGHLEKSRDLMSKLKIPEGYHLVASIILGYPDEKREMPKREKPEIVWIK from the coding sequence ATGACTGCTGAAAACGAGGTAATATATGCAATTAAAAACCGGAGAAGCATCAGGTTTTTCAAAGAAAAGGAAGTCCCTGATGAAATTATCAAAGAGCTTATTGACTGCGGGATACACGCACCTTCAGCCCTTGCACTCTACCCGTGGAGATTTGCTGTAGTAAAAGACAAAAAACTGATGAAAAAAATTTCCGACTACGTAAGACCAGTTATAATCGACAGTCTTAAAAACGCTAAAACAGGTGGAATGACAAAAAAATACCTTGAGATGGCCGGTGAAAAAAACTTCTCCATATTTTACAACGCTTCCTGTCTTCTGCTTGTTCTCGGAAGGGACGATGCAATAAGAGCAGATATCGACTGTTCACTGTGCGCACAGAATATTATGCTTGCCGCACATTCCATCGGCCTTGGCACATGCTGGATAGGCTCAGCTGGTCATCTTGAAAAAAGCCGGGATTTAATGTCCAAACTAAAAATTCCTGAAGGTTATCACTTAGTTGCATCCATTATCCTCGGTTACCCTGACGAAAAAAGGGAGATGCCAAAAAGAGAGAAACCTGAAATTGTCTGGATCAAATAA
- a CDS encoding transposase — protein MQKGKKVSITSIDATGFTSDYASHYYSKRIGKTRKSFVKTSIAVDSKSLLVLGWKFSKFPVNDRKHVKSLINQTQRVTKSQCFTMDKGYDAERIHEYIRGYIGADSQIPVRKWD, from the coding sequence TTGCAGAAAGGGAAAAAAGTCTCAATTACATCAATTGATGCAACCGGGTTTACCAGTGATTATGCGAGCCATTATTATTCAAAGCGCATCGGAAAAACACGTAAGAGCTTTGTAAAAACGTCAATTGCAGTTGATTCAAAGAGTTTGCTGGTTCTGGGCTGGAAATTTTCAAAATTCCCGGTAAATGACAGAAAACATGTAAAATCATTGATCAACCAGACTCAAAGAGTAACAAAAAGCCAATGTTTTACGATGGATAAAGGCTATGATGCAGAAAGGATTCATGAATATATCAGGGGGTATATCGGCGCAGATTCTCAAATTCCTGTAAGAAAATGGGACTGA
- a CDS encoding transposase: MSFRQFLGYPEKTPDRSTVWLFRERLSESGKDSFISNELQYG, translated from the coding sequence ATTTCATTCAGACAGTTCTTAGGATATCCGGAAAAGACCCCCGACAGATCTACCGTCTGGCTCTTTCGTGAAAGATTATCTGAATCAGGAAAAGACTCTTTTATCTCGAATGAATTACAGTACGGGTGA